GGTGGTGACGGTGGCCTCGAGGTTCTCGCGGATCCCGGCGGCGATGGTCTCGTGCATGCCGTCGGGATAGATCTCCCGGACATGCGGTTCGACCTGCTCGTGCCGGTTCTCTCCCCAGACGAGTACGCGAATCGTCATAGTTTTTTCCTTGTGTTCAAAGGGTTATTTGACGGCTCCGCCGATGGCACCGGCGGCGATGTACTTCTGCGCGGCGATCAGCAGCACGATGGCCGGGACCGCCGAGAGGACCGCGGTGGCCATCACCGCGTTCCAGTTCTGCACCTGCGTGCCGAGGTACTGGTAGATCCCCAGCGTCACCGGCCGGACGCCGCCCTTCGTGGTCAGCGTCAGCGCGAACAGGAAATCGCTCCAGGAAAACAGGAAACTGAACAGCCCCGCGGTGATCAGCGAGTTCTTGCTGATCGGCAGCACGATCGCGACGAACGCCCGGAACAACCCGGCGCCGTCCACCCGCGCCGCCTCCACCAGCGACGGTGGCACCGAGAGCATGAACGACCGCAGGATCAGGATCGCGAACGGGATCGCGCTGCTGCAGTTGGCGACGATCAGCCCCGGGATCGAGTTCAGCAAGCCGATCCGCTCGTACGCCGTGTAGAGCGCGTTCGCGATCACGATCCCCGGAATCATCTGGGAGATCAGGATCGCCAGCAGCCCGACCGACACCCAGCGGGACCGGAACTGCGACAGCGCGTACGCGCACGGAGTCGCGATCGCCAGACTCAGCACCACGGTCCCGGCCGCGATGATCATGCTCGTGACGAGGTTTCCGCCCTGCTCGTCGAGAGCGCGTTTGTAGCCGGAAAACGTCGGATGCAACGGCAGGAAACCAGCCGTCAGGGTGTTTCCGGACGGCTGCAGCGAGGCGTTCAGCATCCAGTAGACCGGGAACAGCATCACGCACAGGATCAGTACGCCGATCACGGTGTACGTCGTACGTCGCAGCATGCCCTTCCCCCTACTCGTCCACGGCACGGCGGGTGCCGCGCAGGTAGAAGATCGCGAACACGAACGAGATCGCGATCAGGATGTTGCTGAGCGCCGCGCCCTGGCCGAACCGGAAGTCCACGAAGGACTTCTCGTACGACTGGGTCGCCAGCGTCTGCGTCGCATTGGCCGGTCCACCGCCGGTGAGGCCGAGGATGATGTCCAGGACCTTGATCGTGTAGACCACGCCGAGCATCAGCAGCACGCTCGCGACCGCCCGCAGGTTCGGCCAGGTGATGTACCAGAACGAGCGCCACCCGGTCGCGCCGTCCAGCTGGCCGGCCTCGTAGAGCTCGTCGGGGATCTCCGCGAGACCGGAGTACAGCAGGGTCACGTTGAACGGGATGCCGATCCAGATGTTGACGCCGATCACCGCGATCAGCGCGACCGACGGCGAGTTCAGCCACGGCACCGGGTCGTTGATCAGGTGCAGCCCCATCAGCGTGCGGTTGAGGATGCCGCTGTCCTGCTCGAGGATCGACCGCCAGGTCGCGCTGGACACGATCAGCGGCAGCAGCCACGGCAGCAGGAGCAGCGAACGCAGCAGACCGCTCAACGGGAACTTCTTGTGGAAGAACAACGCCAGTCCCAGCCCGATCGCGAACTGGAAGGCGATCGACCCGACGGTGAACAGCGCGGTGTTCACCATCGCGTCCGAGAACAGCTTGTCTGTCACGACCGTGCTGTAGTTCTTCAGCCCGACGAACGGCGCGACCCCGGTGAAGAACGTCTTCAGCCCGTAGTCCTGCAGGCTCATCAGCAGGTTCTTCACCACCGGGTAGCCGAACAGCGCCACCATCGCCACCACGGCCGGCAGGACGAACAGGACCTTGGTGAGGGTCTCACCCCGGTGGCGCCGGCCGCGCGACTTCGCACGGCCGGCCACCGTTGAACGTGTGAGTGTCACCATGCCGTCAGCCGCCGGAGGCCTGCTTGAAGGCGTCCTGGGCCGAGGCCTTACCGGTCAGCGCCAGCTGGATCGCCTGGTAGATCACCTTCGCGG
This Kribbella sp. NBC_00482 DNA region includes the following protein-coding sequences:
- a CDS encoding carbohydrate ABC transporter permease, with product MLRRTTYTVIGVLILCVMLFPVYWMLNASLQPSGNTLTAGFLPLHPTFSGYKRALDEQGGNLVTSMIIAAGTVVLSLAIATPCAYALSQFRSRWVSVGLLAILISQMIPGIVIANALYTAYERIGLLNSIPGLIVANCSSAIPFAILILRSFMLSVPPSLVEAARVDGAGLFRAFVAIVLPISKNSLITAGLFSFLFSWSDFLFALTLTTKGGVRPVTLGIYQYLGTQVQNWNAVMATAVLSAVPAIVLLIAAQKYIAAGAIGGAVK
- a CDS encoding carbohydrate ABC transporter permease — its product is MAGRAKSRGRRHRGETLTKVLFVLPAVVAMVALFGYPVVKNLLMSLQDYGLKTFFTGVAPFVGLKNYSTVVTDKLFSDAMVNTALFTVGSIAFQFAIGLGLALFFHKKFPLSGLLRSLLLLPWLLPLIVSSATWRSILEQDSGILNRTLMGLHLINDPVPWLNSPSVALIAVIGVNIWIGIPFNVTLLYSGLAEIPDELYEAGQLDGATGWRSFWYITWPNLRAVASVLLMLGVVYTIKVLDIILGLTGGGPANATQTLATQSYEKSFVDFRFGQGAALSNILIAISFVFAIFYLRGTRRAVDE